Proteins encoded together in one Thermococcus barophilus MP window:
- a CDS encoding Na(+)/H(+) antiporter subunit B, protein MKMSTVVRTTTKLISPFLVTYAVYLMIYGHLSPGGGFQAGVVLAVSVILLITSHGYKKVRKRFKFKEVGMIENISAVFLVSLGLIGFMFGSFFYNFLIKGEFRSVMSGGIIPLFNIAVGLKVGAAFTFVFYILLRWVESD, encoded by the coding sequence GTGAAAATGAGCACTGTTGTGAGGACAACCACAAAGCTCATCAGTCCCTTTCTTGTGACATATGCCGTGTATCTGATGATATATGGACATTTAAGCCCGGGGGGAGGATTCCAAGCTGGAGTAGTCCTTGCAGTTAGCGTAATTCTCCTTATAACATCGCATGGATATAAAAAAGTTAGAAAACGCTTTAAATTTAAAGAAGTTGGCATGATTGAGAACATCTCAGCAGTGTTTCTGGTGTCTCTTGGGTTGATTGGGTTTATGTTCGGGAGCTTTTTCTATAATTTCTTAATTAAAGGAGAATTTAGATCCGTGATGAGCGGCGGCATAATACCGCTGTTCAACATAGCTGTAGGTCTGAAGGTTGGTGCAGCGTTTACATTTGTGTTTTATATCCTACTGAGGTGGGTCGAAAGTGATTAA
- the mbhE gene encoding hydrogen gas-evolving membrane-bound hydrogenase subunit E, whose product MRRIVAALIVLSLAFTLLQLDYSKVEGGSYEYYISHWQEVNIPNLVTAILADWRAYDTLGEATLLFTAVIGFYLLLGGKKK is encoded by the coding sequence GTGAGGAGAATCGTTGCTGCTCTAATCGTTCTTTCATTGGCATTTACCTTGTTGCAGCTGGATTACTCTAAGGTTGAAGGAGGAAGCTATGAATACTACATTTCACACTGGCAAGAGGTGAACATTCCAAATCTTGTAACTGCCATTTTAGCCGACTGGCGTGCATACGACACTCTTGGTGAGGCAACCCTCCTTTTTACGGCAGTTATCGGTTTCTATCTTCTCTTAGGGGGGAAGAAAAAGTGA
- a CDS encoding hydrogenase subunit MbhD domain-containing protein, whose protein sequence is MLGIIHELLLVLMVITALAVIEERDLVVAVVKYALLSLIFVLVLFQLKAPDVALSAIVVGAVIIGIFLFTIEEVEKSGGTKR, encoded by the coding sequence ATGCTTGGGATAATCCATGAGCTCTTACTTGTCCTTATGGTTATCACAGCACTTGCGGTTATTGAAGAAAGAGATTTGGTGGTTGCAGTGGTTAAATATGCTTTGCTAAGCCTCATATTTGTGCTGGTGCTCTTCCAGCTTAAAGCACCGGACGTTGCCTTATCCGCTATAGTTGTGGGGGCTGTGATTATTGGGATTTTTCTGTTCACGATAGAAGAGGTAGAAAAGTCAGGGGGAACAAAAAGGTGA
- the mnhG gene encoding monovalent cation/H(+) antiporter subunit G, protein MIEYMLLAFGEVVMVFGALGILRFPDVYTRLHAATKCDTGGAMTILLALALYTDASVFIKLKLLLLAFLIALINPMVSHAIAKGAYKYGIKPKVVVDMYAWDNP, encoded by the coding sequence GTGATTGAGTATATGCTTTTGGCATTTGGAGAGGTTGTGATGGTGTTTGGGGCTTTAGGAATACTCCGCTTTCCTGATGTTTACACAAGATTGCATGCAGCTACAAAATGTGATACTGGAGGTGCAATGACAATTCTCTTAGCTTTGGCACTCTATACTGATGCGTCTGTTTTCATCAAACTTAAGCTCCTTCTCTTGGCATTTCTGATAGCATTAATAAATCCCATGGTCTCGCACGCAATAGCAAAAGGAGCATACAAATATGGAATAAAACCAAAAGTGGTGGTGGATATGTATGCTTGGGATAATCCATGA
- a CDS encoding monovalent cation/H+ antiporter complex subunit F, with product MVEENILVNPFGWGVIVLISTSVMLMYRVLFGPTLPDRVVGLNTITTKVVVIIAILSVINKQYFLVDLAVVLLMVNAVGGLILAKYLERRGRRD from the coding sequence ATGGTTGAAGAAAATATTCTGGTGAATCCTTTTGGGTGGGGGGTTATAGTGCTGATATCCACAAGCGTTATGCTCATGTACCGGGTGTTATTTGGACCAACGTTGCCTGACAGGGTAGTTGGGCTCAACACAATAACTACAAAAGTCGTTGTTATAATAGCAATTCTCTCTGTTATAAACAAGCAGTACTTTCTGGTAGACTTGGCGGTTGTTCTTTTAATGGTTAATGCAGTTGGTGGATTAATTTTGGCAAAGTACCTCGAAAGGAGGGGCAGACGTGATTGA
- a CDS encoding Na+/H+ antiporter subunit E produces the protein MSRIPFYLKERLEEVQRRIVYESYEAQKLPVWERIVLTWILLFSFWIVITANTSLDNLIIGAIATLIIASFMRDMLMEDVRHRGHLIEKIVYFLLLYAPQYLIIMAFRLIESNIKVAKNVILMDINPGIIKIKTDLHSDTGITILANSITLTPGTLTLDVSERLGETYLYVHWIDVETLNREKAGEKIKGDIEEWLKKIFW, from the coding sequence ATGAGCAGGATTCCCTTCTATCTCAAAGAACGATTAGAAGAAGTTCAGAGGAGGATAGTCTATGAAAGTTATGAGGCTCAGAAACTCCCCGTGTGGGAGCGAATAGTTTTAACATGGATACTTCTGTTTTCTTTCTGGATTGTAATCACTGCAAATACTTCTTTAGACAATCTAATCATAGGTGCGATTGCAACGCTCATTATTGCATCATTTATGAGAGATATGCTTATGGAGGATGTTAGGCATAGAGGACACCTAATTGAGAAAATTGTGTATTTTCTGCTGCTGTACGCTCCCCAATACCTCATAATAATGGCGTTTCGTCTGATTGAAAGCAATATAAAAGTTGCTAAGAATGTCATCCTCATGGACATAAACCCGGGGATAATAAAGATAAAAACAGACCTGCATTCAGATACAGGCATCACAATACTTGCAAACTCAATAACTTTAACTCCAGGTACATTAACACTTGATGTCTCAGAGAGGCTTGGAGAAACTTATCTGTATGTGCACTGGATTGATGTTGAAACCCTCAACAGGGAAAAGGCAGGGGAAAAAATTAAGGGGGACATAGAGGAATGGTTGAAGAAAATATTCTGGTGA